Proteins from one Nakamurella multipartita DSM 44233 genomic window:
- the iolD gene encoding 3D-(3,5/4)-trihydroxycyclohexane-1,2-dione acylhydrolase (decyclizing), producing MTSAAASHAGQTVRLTVGQAVVKFLGNQYSERDGVRRKLFAGCFGIFGHGNVAGLGQALLQAELAEPELLPYHQGRNEQAMVHIAVGYARQKDRLETFAVTASVGPGSSNMLTGAALATINRLPVLLLASDIFATRVASPVLQELEQPFGYDVSVNDAFRPLSKFFDRVWRPEQLPAALLGAMRVLTDPAETGAVTLALPEDVQAEAFDWPVELFAERVWRIGRPVPEPEVIAAAAQIIRNAKAPLIVSGGGVTYAEANDELRAFVEATGIPISETQAGKGSLPFDHPLNLGAIGATGSPAANHFARRADVVIGIGTRYSDFTTGSKTIWQHPDVRFVNINVAGLDAFKLAGYPVVADAKRALPALAQALSGYSSGPEFQAEVTARAKAWDDEVVASHHSGYGETHEFLAQAEVLGAVEAAMEPTDVVVCAAGSLPGDLHGMWRTRERKGYHVEYGYSCMGYEIPGAIGIKLAAPERDVFVTVGDGSYLMMPTELVTAVQEGIKIIVVLLQNHGYASIGALAQSLGVQRFGTKYRYRNAESGRLDGGKLPVDLALNAESMGVTVYRTRTLAELKDALAAAKAGDEPCLVHVDTDLEFHSPKGDGWWDVPVAQVSTLDFTQDARIRYEKSRADQKPYL from the coding sequence GTGACCAGCGCAGCAGCGTCGCACGCGGGACAGACCGTCCGACTGACCGTCGGGCAGGCGGTCGTGAAGTTCCTGGGCAATCAGTACAGCGAGCGGGACGGTGTGCGGCGCAAGCTGTTCGCCGGCTGCTTCGGCATCTTCGGGCACGGCAACGTGGCCGGTCTGGGGCAGGCGCTGCTGCAGGCCGAGCTGGCGGAGCCGGAGCTGCTGCCCTATCACCAGGGTCGCAACGAGCAGGCGATGGTGCACATTGCGGTCGGGTACGCCCGGCAGAAGGACCGGCTGGAGACGTTCGCAGTGACCGCGTCGGTCGGCCCGGGCTCGTCGAACATGCTGACCGGGGCCGCGCTGGCCACCATCAACCGGTTGCCGGTGCTGCTGCTGGCCAGCGACATCTTCGCCACCCGGGTGGCCTCGCCGGTCCTGCAGGAGCTGGAACAGCCTTTCGGGTACGACGTCTCGGTCAACGACGCGTTCCGGCCGCTGAGCAAGTTCTTCGACCGGGTGTGGCGGCCCGAGCAGTTGCCGGCGGCCCTGCTGGGCGCGATGCGGGTGCTGACCGATCCGGCGGAGACGGGGGCGGTGACGCTGGCCCTGCCGGAGGACGTGCAGGCCGAGGCGTTCGACTGGCCGGTGGAGCTGTTCGCCGAGCGGGTCTGGCGGATCGGCCGTCCGGTGCCCGAGCCCGAGGTGATCGCCGCCGCCGCGCAGATCATCCGCAACGCCAAGGCGCCGCTGATCGTGTCCGGGGGCGGGGTCACCTACGCGGAGGCCAACGACGAGCTGCGGGCGTTCGTGGAGGCGACCGGCATCCCGATCAGCGAGACCCAGGCCGGCAAGGGATCGTTGCCGTTCGACCACCCGCTGAACCTGGGCGCGATCGGCGCGACCGGTTCCCCGGCGGCCAACCACTTCGCCCGCCGGGCCGACGTGGTGATCGGGATCGGCACCCGGTACAGCGATTTCACCACCGGGTCGAAGACGATCTGGCAGCACCCGGATGTGCGGTTCGTGAACATCAACGTGGCCGGGTTGGACGCGTTCAAGCTGGCCGGGTACCCGGTGGTGGCCGACGCGAAGCGGGCGCTGCCGGCGTTGGCTCAGGCCCTGTCGGGGTACTCGTCCGGACCGGAGTTCCAGGCGGAGGTCACCGCCCGGGCCAAGGCGTGGGACGACGAGGTGGTGGCCTCTCACCACAGCGGGTACGGCGAGACCCACGAGTTCCTGGCCCAGGCCGAGGTTCTCGGCGCGGTCGAGGCGGCCATGGAGCCGACCGACGTGGTGGTCTGCGCGGCCGGTTCGCTGCCCGGCGATCTGCACGGCATGTGGCGCACCCGGGAACGCAAGGGGTATCACGTCGAGTACGGGTACTCGTGCATGGGCTACGAGATTCCGGGAGCGATCGGGATCAAGCTGGCCGCCCCGGAGCGGGACGTGTTCGTCACCGTCGGCGACGGCTCGTACCTGATGATGCCGACCGAGCTGGTGACCGCGGTGCAGGAGGGCATCAAGATCATCGTGGTGCTCTTGCAGAACCATGGGTACGCCTCGATCGGCGCGCTGGCCCAGTCGCTGGGGGTGCAGCGGTTCGGCACCAAGTACCGGTACCGCAACGCCGAATCGGGCCGGCTGGACGGCGGGAAGCTGCCGGTCGACCTGGCCCTGAACGCCGAGTCCATGGGTGTCACGGTCTACCGGACGAGGACCCTCGCCGAGCTCAAGGATGCGCTGGCCGCGGCGAAGGCCGGCGACGAGCCGTGCCTGGTCCACGTGGACACCGACCTGGAGTTCCACTCGCCCAAGGGCGACGGCTGGTGGGACGTGCCCGTCGCGCAGGTCTCCACACTGGACTTCACCCAGGACGCCCGGATCCGCTACGAGAAGTCCCGCGCCGACCAGAAGCCCTACCTGTAG
- a CDS encoding threonine aldolase family protein: MPPVSPSTSDPDLESCSDVDTLHDPNRRGFASDNYAGAHPEVLAAIAAANGGHQISYGEDVYTARLHEVLVGHLGEGIEVFPVFNGTGANVIALQSVSPRWGAVICSATAHIHNDENGAPERIGGLKLLAVPTPDGKLTPELIDQQAHGRGDEHRAQPLVVSITQTTEMGTCYTPAEIRAIADHVHELGMALHVDGSRIANAAATLDLPLRAFLTDAGVDILSFGGTKNGLLFGEAVVALRPEVAPGLIYLRKMNMQLASKMRFVSAQLIALLEGDLWLRSASHANAMAARLAAAVGEVPGVRITQPVQANAVFAVLDRDVANRLRERFRFYDWDPATGEVRWMCAFDTTETDVDAFVAALIEESRAAA; this comes from the coding sequence ATGCCGCCCGTATCACCCTCGACCTCTGATCCCGACCTCGAAAGTTGCTCTGACGTGGATACTCTGCACGATCCGAACCGGCGCGGTTTCGCGTCCGACAACTACGCCGGTGCGCACCCGGAGGTCCTGGCGGCGATCGCCGCGGCCAACGGGGGGCACCAGATCTCCTACGGCGAGGACGTGTACACCGCACGGCTGCACGAGGTCCTGGTCGGCCATCTGGGTGAGGGCATCGAGGTGTTCCCGGTCTTCAACGGCACCGGCGCGAACGTCATTGCCCTGCAATCAGTTTCGCCTCGCTGGGGAGCGGTCATCTGCAGCGCGACCGCACACATCCACAATGACGAGAACGGCGCTCCGGAGCGGATCGGCGGGCTGAAGCTGCTGGCCGTCCCGACCCCGGACGGCAAGCTGACCCCGGAGCTGATCGACCAGCAGGCGCACGGGCGCGGCGACGAGCACCGGGCCCAGCCGTTGGTCGTCTCCATCACCCAGACCACCGAGATGGGCACCTGCTACACGCCGGCGGAGATCCGGGCGATTGCCGACCACGTGCACGAGTTGGGGATGGCGCTGCACGTCGACGGCTCCCGGATCGCCAACGCGGCCGCGACCCTGGATCTGCCGCTGCGCGCATTCCTCACCGACGCCGGCGTGGACATCCTCTCCTTCGGCGGGACCAAGAACGGTCTGCTGTTCGGCGAGGCCGTCGTCGCCCTGCGGCCCGAGGTGGCCCCCGGGCTGATCTACCTGCGCAAGATGAACATGCAGCTGGCGTCGAAGATGCGGTTCGTGTCCGCACAACTCATCGCCCTGCTGGAGGGCGATCTGTGGCTGCGGTCGGCAAGCCACGCCAACGCGATGGCGGCCCGGCTGGCCGCCGCGGTCGGCGAGGTGCCCGGGGTCCGGATCACCCAGCCGGTCCAGGCGAACGCGGTCTTCGCCGTGTTGGATCGCGACGTGGCCAACCGGTTGCGCGAGCGTTTCCGCTTCTACGACTGGGATCCGGCCACCGGTGAGGTTCGCTGGATGTGCGCGTTCGACACCACCGAGACCGACGTCGACGCCTTCGTCGCGGCGCTGATCGAGGAGTCGCGCGCGGCTGCGTGA
- a CDS encoding Gfo/Idh/MocA family oxidoreductase, giving the protein MTVNVGVIGVGMIGKDHIRRLTTVLAGAAVTAVTDVNLDEAKRVAGSVPGGATAHGTGQELIDDRAVDAVVVCSWGPTHEEYVLAAIAASKPVFCEKPLATTQAACRRIIDAEVAFGRRLVQVGYMRRYDAAYRALKAVIDSGDIGTPTMLHSTHRNPSVPGHYTREMAITDTAVHDIDVSRWLLGDEIIGVRVFKPRKNSLGGELEDPLFILLEMAGGALVDIETNVNIRYGYDIRGEVVGETGTASLGAGGPVTLRRNNLVADEVPADWRERFIGAYDVEFQEWIDAVRDGGTFGPSSWDGYAAAVVSDAAVEALHSGERVAVDLGDQPDLYA; this is encoded by the coding sequence GTGACTGTCAATGTCGGTGTGATCGGTGTCGGCATGATCGGCAAGGACCACATCCGCCGGCTCACCACCGTGCTGGCCGGGGCCGCCGTCACTGCGGTCACCGACGTCAACCTGGACGAGGCTAAGAGGGTCGCCGGCTCGGTGCCCGGCGGCGCCACCGCCCACGGCACCGGGCAGGAACTGATCGACGATCGGGCTGTGGACGCGGTCGTGGTCTGTTCCTGGGGCCCCACCCACGAGGAGTACGTGCTGGCCGCGATCGCGGCCAGCAAGCCGGTGTTCTGCGAAAAGCCCCTGGCCACCACGCAGGCGGCGTGCCGGCGCATCATCGATGCGGAGGTGGCGTTCGGCCGCCGTCTGGTGCAGGTGGGCTACATGCGCCGCTACGACGCCGCCTACCGTGCCCTCAAGGCGGTCATCGACTCCGGCGACATCGGCACCCCGACCATGCTGCATTCGACCCACCGCAACCCGAGCGTGCCCGGTCATTACACCCGGGAGATGGCCATCACCGACACGGCGGTGCACGACATCGACGTGAGCCGATGGCTTCTCGGTGACGAGATCATCGGTGTCCGGGTGTTCAAGCCGCGCAAGAACAGCCTGGGCGGCGAACTGGAGGACCCGCTGTTCATCCTGCTGGAGATGGCCGGCGGCGCCCTGGTCGACATCGAGACGAACGTGAACATCCGCTACGGCTACGACATCCGTGGTGAGGTCGTCGGTGAGACCGGCACCGCCTCGCTGGGCGCAGGCGGCCCGGTCACCCTGCGCCGCAACAACCTGGTCGCCGATGAGGTTCCCGCCGACTGGCGGGAGCGGTTCATCGGCGCGTACGACGTCGAGTTCCAGGAGTGGATCGACGCGGTGCGCGACGGCGGAACCTTCGGCCCGAGCAGCTGGGACGGCTATGCCGCTGCGGTGGTCTCGGATGCGGCCGTCGAAGCCCTGCACTCGGGCGAGCGGGTGGCCGTCGACCTCGGCGATCAGCCCGATCTGTACGCCTGA
- a CDS encoding ABC transporter permease: MLTRLLTRPEIGALIAAVVIYIFFFAVAPAFRSPEALATILYASSLIGIVAVGVGLLMIGGEFDLSAGVAVVTYALTAAMLSYQFNLNLWVGVILAMIFSLFVGFINGYLVVRTGIPSFLITLGTFFALQGVNLGVTKLVTGAVSTENVSDMEGFPSAKALFSSSFTIFGVEVKITVIWWFLFVLLATWILNRTRIGNWIFAVGGNAASARAVGVPVNRVKIGLFMGVGFLAWFSGMHQLFAFNTIQAGGGVGQEFLFIIAAVVGGTLLTGGYGSAVGTALGAFIFGMTQQGIVFAGWDPNWFKAFLGVMLLLAVAVNLSVKKYATSRKA, from the coding sequence TTGTTGACCCGGTTGCTCACGCGCCCGGAGATCGGCGCGCTGATTGCGGCCGTCGTGATCTACATCTTCTTCTTCGCGGTCGCCCCGGCGTTCCGGTCGCCGGAGGCGCTCGCCACCATCCTGTACGCATCCTCGTTGATCGGGATCGTTGCCGTTGGGGTCGGTCTGCTGATGATCGGCGGCGAGTTCGACCTCTCCGCCGGTGTCGCGGTGGTGACCTATGCGTTGACAGCCGCCATGCTGTCCTACCAATTCAACCTGAACCTGTGGGTCGGCGTCATTCTGGCGATGATCTTCTCGCTGTTCGTCGGGTTCATCAATGGTTACCTGGTGGTCAGGACCGGAATTCCGTCGTTCCTGATCACGCTGGGCACGTTCTTCGCGCTGCAGGGCGTCAATCTGGGTGTGACGAAGCTGGTGACGGGGGCTGTGTCGACCGAGAACGTTTCCGACATGGAGGGTTTCCCCTCGGCCAAGGCGCTCTTCTCCTCGTCCTTCACCATCTTCGGGGTCGAGGTCAAGATCACCGTCATCTGGTGGTTCCTGTTCGTCCTGCTGGCGACCTGGATTCTGAACCGCACCCGGATCGGCAACTGGATCTTCGCGGTGGGTGGCAACGCGGCCAGCGCCCGGGCTGTCGGCGTCCCGGTGAACAGGGTGAAGATCGGCCTGTTCATGGGTGTCGGTTTCCTGGCCTGGTTCTCGGGCATGCACCAATTGTTCGCGTTCAACACGATCCAGGCCGGCGGCGGTGTGGGGCAGGAATTCCTGTTCATCATCGCAGCGGTGGTGGGCGGCACGCTGCTGACCGGTGGGTACGGCTCCGCCGTGGGCACCGCCCTGGGCGCGTTCATCTTCGGCATGACCCAGCAGGGCATCGTTTTCGCCGGGTGGGACCCGAACTGGTTCAAGGCCTTCCTTGGCGTGATGCTGTTGCTCGCCGTCGCCGTGAATCTCTCGGTCAAGAAGTACGCCACGAGTCGGAAGGCCTGA
- a CDS encoding CoA-acylating methylmalonate-semialdehyde dehydrogenase: protein MTTISDPEAVPAAAEQVRGTGGVLPHWKDGAPFAGTSSRTAPVYDPATGQVTKQVALASEADADAVIASAAAAFPGWRDTSLARRTQILFRFRELLNARKHEAAEIITSEHGKVLSDALGEITRGQEIVELACGLAHLLKGSLTENASTKVDVSSIRQPLGVVGIISPFNFPAMVPMWFFPIAIAAGNTVVLKPSEKDPSTANWLADLWKEAGLPDGVFTVLHGDKVAVDALLTDSRVKAISFVGSTPIAQYVYATGTDNGKRVQALGGAKNHMLVLPDADLDLAADAAVNAGFGSAGERCMAISALVVVDAVADELIAKIGERVATLRTGDGRRGCDMGPLVTGAHRDKVAGYVQAGVDAGAELVIDGRVSNPNQHFDGAADGFWLGPTLFDRVTPDMSIYTDEIFGPVLSVVRVDSYDQGLDLINSNPYGNGTAIFTNDGGAARRFQNEVQVGMVGINVPVPVPVGYYSFGGWKASLFGDTHAHGTEGFHFYTRGKVITTRWLDPSHGGLNLGFPQNI, encoded by the coding sequence ATGACGACGATCAGCGATCCTGAGGCGGTTCCGGCCGCGGCCGAGCAGGTACGGGGGACCGGCGGGGTGCTGCCGCACTGGAAGGACGGGGCCCCCTTCGCCGGCACCTCGTCCCGCACCGCGCCGGTGTACGACCCGGCCACCGGCCAGGTCACCAAGCAGGTCGCGTTGGCCTCGGAGGCCGACGCGGACGCGGTGATCGCCTCGGCGGCCGCGGCGTTCCCGGGGTGGCGGGACACCTCGTTGGCCCGGCGCACCCAGATCCTGTTCCGGTTCCGCGAGCTGCTCAACGCCCGCAAGCACGAGGCCGCCGAGATTATCACCAGCGAGCACGGCAAGGTCCTCTCGGACGCCCTGGGCGAGATCACCCGGGGCCAGGAGATCGTCGAGCTGGCCTGCGGCCTGGCCCATTTGCTCAAGGGCAGCCTGACCGAGAACGCCTCGACCAAGGTCGACGTCTCCTCGATCCGGCAGCCACTGGGCGTCGTCGGAATCATCTCCCCGTTCAACTTCCCGGCGATGGTGCCGATGTGGTTCTTCCCGATCGCGATCGCCGCCGGCAACACGGTGGTCCTCAAACCGAGCGAGAAGGACCCCTCGACGGCGAACTGGCTGGCCGACCTGTGGAAGGAGGCCGGCCTGCCCGATGGGGTGTTCACCGTGCTCCACGGCGACAAGGTCGCGGTGGACGCGCTCCTGACCGATTCGCGGGTCAAGGCGATCAGCTTCGTCGGCAGCACGCCGATCGCCCAGTACGTGTACGCCACCGGCACCGACAACGGCAAACGGGTGCAGGCCCTGGGCGGGGCCAAGAACCACATGCTGGTGCTGCCCGATGCCGACCTGGACCTGGCCGCCGACGCCGCGGTGAACGCCGGCTTCGGCTCGGCCGGCGAACGGTGCATGGCCATCTCGGCGTTGGTGGTGGTGGACGCGGTGGCCGACGAGCTGATCGCCAAGATCGGTGAACGGGTCGCCACCCTGCGCACCGGCGACGGGCGCCGCGGCTGCGACATGGGACCACTGGTCACCGGCGCGCACCGGGACAAGGTCGCCGGCTACGTCCAGGCCGGGGTCGATGCCGGCGCCGAACTGGTCATCGACGGCCGGGTCAGCAACCCGAACCAGCACTTCGACGGCGCGGCCGACGGGTTCTGGCTCGGCCCAACCCTGTTCGACCGGGTCACCCCCGACATGAGCATCTACACCGACGAGATCTTCGGGCCGGTACTCAGCGTGGTGCGGGTGGACTCCTACGACCAGGGTCTGGACCTGATCAACAGCAACCCGTACGGCAACGGCACCGCGATCTTCACCAACGACGGCGGCGCCGCCCGCCGCTTCCAGAACGAGGTCCAGGTCGGCATGGTCGGCATCAACGTGCCCGTGCCCGTCCCCGTCGGCTACTACAGCTTCGGCGGGTGGAAAGCATCGCTGTTCGGCGACACCCACGCCCACGGCACCGAGGGCTTCCACTTCTACACCCGCGGCAAGGTCATCACCACCCGCTGGCTCGACCCCAGCCATGGCGGCCTGAACCTCGGTTTCCCCCAGAACATCTGA
- a CDS encoding ATP-binding cassette domain-containing protein: MTDTLSDHADPTLRKGEPLIEMNQVGKSYGAIRALSGINLSVGAGEVTCVLGDNGAGKSTLIKIMSGLHGHTEGSLKVDGKEVHFSSPRESLDHGIATVYQDLAVVGLMEVWRNFFLGSELRAGNWPLAPLKIKEMREIADTELKKMGITVKDINQPIGTLSGGQRQCVAIARAVYFGARVLILDEPTAALGVKQSGVVLKYTAAARDAGLGVVFITHNPHHAYLVGNHFIILKLGRCVLDKHRSEVTLEELTAEMAGGRELAELSHELQATQR; the protein is encoded by the coding sequence ATGACTGACACACTGAGCGATCACGCGGACCCGACCCTGCGCAAGGGTGAGCCGCTGATCGAGATGAACCAGGTCGGCAAGTCTTACGGGGCGATCCGGGCGCTGTCCGGGATCAATCTGTCCGTCGGGGCCGGTGAGGTGACGTGCGTGCTCGGCGACAACGGTGCCGGCAAGTCCACCCTGATCAAGATCATGTCTGGGCTGCACGGACACACCGAGGGTTCGTTGAAGGTCGACGGGAAGGAGGTGCATTTCTCCTCGCCCCGGGAATCGTTGGATCACGGCATCGCCACCGTCTACCAGGATCTGGCCGTCGTCGGGCTGATGGAGGTGTGGCGCAACTTCTTCCTCGGATCCGAACTGCGGGCCGGGAACTGGCCGCTGGCCCCGCTGAAGATCAAGGAAATGCGGGAGATCGCCGACACTGAGCTCAAGAAGATGGGCATCACGGTCAAGGACATCAACCAGCCGATCGGTACCCTGTCCGGCGGCCAGCGGCAGTGCGTGGCGATCGCCCGCGCCGTGTACTTCGGGGCCCGGGTGCTGATCCTGGACGAGCCGACCGCGGCGCTGGGGGTCAAGCAGTCCGGGGTGGTGCTCAAGTACACCGCCGCGGCCCGCGACGCCGGCCTGGGCGTCGTGTTCATCACCCACAACCCGCACCACGCCTACCTGGTCGGCAACCACTTCATCATCCTCAAGCTCGGCCGGTGTGTGCTGGACAAGCACCGCAGCGAGGTGACGCTGGAGGAATTGACGGCCGAGATGGCCGGCGGCCGCGAGCTCGCCGAACTGAGCCACGAGCTGCAAGCCACCCAACGCTGA
- a CDS encoding M23 family metallopeptidase yields the protein MIGAGARWRRSGAALAGVLLAGLLVSCGSDSRPDTSYLLPWPGGSSFAVLQGPLIVDQWGACSSGCGSHRDEDGQHAWDFDLPEGTPVVAARGGIVGLAVGSWPADHCGGLAPVADQPPGYLVSDSMGNQTNLVRIDHGDGTSALYLHLSEVDPQILTKARTGEPVVRGEQLGLSGRTGLTGCVPHLHFQVEQTVRADWYTTSLPISFTDPDVLAQDPNGVPAEGGTYVSGNATS from the coding sequence GTGATCGGAGCCGGAGCGCGCTGGCGCCGGTCGGGAGCCGCCCTGGCGGGGGTGCTCCTGGCCGGCCTTCTCGTCTCCTGCGGGTCCGATTCCCGGCCCGACACCTCTTACCTGCTGCCGTGGCCGGGCGGCAGCAGTTTCGCGGTGCTGCAGGGGCCGTTGATCGTGGACCAGTGGGGTGCGTGTTCCTCGGGGTGTGGCAGCCACCGGGACGAGGACGGCCAGCACGCCTGGGATTTCGACCTGCCGGAGGGTACGCCTGTGGTGGCCGCCCGTGGTGGGATCGTCGGGCTGGCGGTCGGCAGTTGGCCCGCGGACCACTGTGGCGGGCTGGCGCCGGTCGCTGACCAGCCTCCGGGCTATCTGGTGAGTGACAGCATGGGAAACCAGACCAATCTGGTGCGGATCGACCACGGCGACGGCACCTCGGCGCTGTACCTGCACCTGAGCGAAGTGGACCCGCAGATCCTGACCAAGGCCAGGACGGGGGAGCCGGTCGTGCGGGGCGAACAACTGGGGCTCTCCGGGCGGACCGGGCTCACCGGCTGTGTGCCACACCTGCACTTCCAGGTCGAGCAGACCGTCCGGGCCGACTGGTACACCACGTCGCTGCCGATCTCGTTCACCGACCCGGACGTGCTCGCCCAGGATCCCAACGGGGTGCCGGCCGAAGGCGGGACCTACGTCTCGGGTAACGCGACCTCGTAG
- the iolB gene encoding 5-deoxy-glucuronate isomerase: protein MIQDRDGLYRPAGSTADGIWDLVITPETAGWGYSSLRVITLDEGQHVEFGTGDSEWIVLPLTGGVDVTLGGQTLTLAGRAGVFTAVTDTAYLPIDSAVTLTGTRAGEIALCGARADRALPFRYQPAAGVDVSLRGSGSHTRQVNNFGMGAGLECVNLLATEVLTPASNWSSYPPHKHDEAGGIDGSETELEEIYYFRFASAAPASAAAARAATPVGYQRVYGTAERPVELLAEVTERDTVLVPHGWHGPSIAAPSHHMYYLNVMAGPGQERAWGISDDPHHGWVRATWADRPTDPRLPFYTAPEQEAGEPR, encoded by the coding sequence ATGATCCAGGACAGGGACGGGCTGTACCGGCCGGCCGGCTCGACGGCCGACGGGATCTGGGACCTGGTGATCACGCCCGAGACGGCCGGTTGGGGGTACTCCAGCCTGCGGGTGATCACCCTGGACGAGGGCCAGCACGTCGAGTTCGGCACCGGCGACAGCGAGTGGATCGTGCTGCCGCTGACCGGTGGCGTCGACGTCACCCTTGGCGGGCAGACCCTCACGCTGGCCGGACGGGCCGGCGTGTTCACCGCCGTCACCGACACCGCCTACCTGCCCATCGACTCCGCCGTGACGCTGACCGGCACCCGAGCCGGCGAGATCGCCCTGTGCGGCGCGCGGGCCGACCGGGCGTTGCCCTTTCGATACCAGCCGGCCGCCGGGGTGGACGTGTCGCTGCGCGGCAGTGGCTCGCACACCCGGCAGGTCAACAACTTCGGCATGGGCGCCGGCCTGGAATGCGTCAATTTGCTGGCCACCGAGGTGCTCACGCCGGCGTCCAACTGGTCGTCCTATCCGCCGCACAAGCACGACGAGGCCGGCGGCATCGACGGTTCGGAGACCGAGCTGGAGGAGATCTACTACTTCCGCTTCGCCTCCGCCGCACCGGCCTCGGCAGCGGCCGCACGGGCGGCCACACCCGTTGGCTACCAGCGGGTCTACGGCACCGCCGAACGGCCGGTCGAGCTCCTGGCGGAGGTCACCGAGCGGGACACGGTCCTGGTGCCGCACGGCTGGCACGGCCCGTCGATCGCCGCTCCCTCGCACCACATGTACTACCTGAACGTGATGGCCGGCCCCGGCCAGGAGCGGGCCTGGGGCATCAGCGACGACCCCCACCACGGCTGGGTCCGCGCCACCTGGGCGGACCGGCCGACCGATCCCCGACTGCCCTTCTACACGGCCCCCGAGCAGGAAGCAGGAGAACCACGGTGA
- a CDS encoding substrate-binding domain-containing protein, protein MTIRNKAVGLTAVAAVGLLALTACSATGGKRAADAAAASAAAAAGGGAVADTPRLTISMVTHQAPGDSFWDKVQAGAKVAAAKDNVDLKYSADPTAPGQATLVQNAVDSKVDGIATTFVNPAAMEGAMASATNAGIPVVGLNAGIDQYKQLGAIMYFGSDETVAGEAVGKRIADSGAKHPLCVIQEQGSVSLEARCAGVKANAPGTENIQVDGTDIPSVTSTIGAKLQQDPSIDYVVALGASYALAAQQSISDAGSSAKLVTFDLNADVAKQIQDGKIEFSVDQQPWLQGYMAVDSLWFYLTNRNDLGGGLPVLTGPSFVDSSNIADIMTYVANNTR, encoded by the coding sequence ATGACGATTCGAAACAAGGCCGTCGGGCTGACCGCCGTCGCGGCGGTCGGCCTGCTCGCGCTCACCGCCTGTAGCGCCACCGGCGGCAAGCGAGCCGCCGATGCGGCTGCCGCCTCCGCCGCTGCGGCAGCGGGTGGCGGCGCCGTGGCCGACACCCCCCGGCTGACGATCTCGATGGTCACCCATCAAGCCCCTGGTGATTCGTTCTGGGACAAGGTCCAGGCCGGTGCCAAGGTGGCGGCGGCCAAGGACAACGTCGACTTGAAGTACTCGGCCGACCCCACCGCGCCCGGTCAGGCCACTCTGGTCCAGAACGCCGTGGACAGCAAGGTCGATGGCATCGCCACCACCTTCGTGAACCCGGCCGCGATGGAAGGCGCGATGGCGTCCGCCACCAATGCCGGCATCCCGGTGGTCGGCCTCAATGCCGGCATCGACCAGTACAAGCAGCTCGGCGCGATCATGTACTTCGGCTCCGATGAGACAGTGGCCGGCGAGGCAGTCGGGAAGCGGATCGCCGACTCCGGTGCCAAGCACCCCCTGTGTGTGATTCAGGAGCAGGGCTCGGTCTCGTTGGAGGCCAGGTGCGCGGGCGTCAAGGCCAATGCGCCCGGGACCGAGAACATCCAGGTCGACGGAACCGACATCCCGTCCGTCACCTCGACGATCGGCGCGAAGCTGCAGCAGGATCCGTCGATCGACTACGTGGTCGCGCTGGGTGCCTCCTACGCACTGGCTGCTCAGCAGTCGATCAGCGATGCCGGAAGCTCGGCCAAACTCGTCACCTTCGACCTCAATGCCGACGTGGCGAAGCAGATCCAGGACGGCAAGATCGAATTCTCGGTCGATCAACAGCCCTGGCTTCAGGGCTACATGGCAGTGGACTCGCTGTGGTTCTATCTGACCAACCGGAACGATCTGGGTGGTGGACTTCCGGTCCTGACCGGCCCCTCCTTCGTGGACAGCAGCAATATCGCCGACATCATGACCTACGTCGCCAACAACACCCGATGA